In Moritella sp. F3, the following are encoded in one genomic region:
- a CDS encoding GDP-L-fucose synthase, translated as MKKRIYVAGHRGMVGSAIVRQLQAQGDVELVLRTRSELDLTNQAAVNAFFSAESIDQVYLAAAKVGGIAGNNTYPADFIYENLMIQSNIINAAHNANVQDLLFLGSSCIYPRLAPQPMAESTLLTGTLEPTNEPYAVAKIAGIKLCESYNRQHGRNYRSVMPTNLYGPNDNFHPENSHVIPALLRRFHEAALNNDSEVIAWGSGKPMREFLYVDDMASASIYVMNLTQDTYAENTDTMLSHINVGTGVDCTIRELVETVAKVTGFNGEIVFDSSKPDGAPRKLMNVDRLANLGWCYQVDLESGLQSAYQWFLDNQDSFRK; from the coding sequence ATGAAAAAACGTATTTATGTAGCAGGTCATCGCGGTATGGTTGGTTCGGCTATCGTGCGTCAACTACAGGCGCAAGGTGATGTTGAGCTTGTATTGAGAACCCGCAGTGAGCTTGATTTAACCAATCAAGCAGCTGTGAATGCATTTTTTTCAGCGGAGTCTATTGACCAAGTGTATCTCGCTGCAGCGAAAGTTGGTGGTATAGCGGGTAACAATACTTATCCTGCAGACTTCATTTATGAAAATTTGATGATTCAAAGTAACATCATTAATGCTGCGCATAACGCCAACGTACAAGACTTATTGTTTTTAGGATCATCGTGTATCTACCCACGACTTGCACCGCAACCAATGGCTGAATCAACCTTGTTAACCGGTACGCTCGAACCAACCAATGAACCTTATGCAGTTGCCAAAATTGCCGGTATTAAATTGTGTGAGTCTTACAATCGTCAACACGGTCGTAACTACCGCAGTGTAATGCCGACTAACTTGTATGGTCCAAATGATAACTTCCATCCGGAAAACTCGCATGTTATTCCTGCCTTGTTACGTCGTTTCCACGAAGCCGCGTTAAACAATGACAGTGAGGTTATTGCATGGGGCAGTGGTAAGCCAATGCGTGAATTCTTATATGTGGATGACATGGCATCAGCGTCTATCTATGTGATGAACCTAACGCAAGATACGTATGCTGAAAATACCGACACGATGTTAAGTCATATTAACGTCGGCACGGGTGTTGATTGCACGATTCGTGAACTTGTTGAAACGGTTGCGAAGGTAACAGGCTTTAACGGCGAAATCGTCTTTGATAGCAGTAAACCAGATGGTGCACCACGTAAATTAATGAACGTAGACCGTTTAGCTAATTTGGGTTGGTGTTATCAGGTAGATTTAGAATCCGGCTTACAAAGTGCTTATCAGTGGTTCCTTGATAATCAAGATTCGTTTAGGAAATAG
- a CDS encoding GDP-mannose mannosyl hydrolase — protein MFLDNNTFATVIDSTPLISIDLVVKNPQGQALLGFRTNRPAQGYWFVPGGRIQKDESMQTAFTRLCQHELGLTCSIEQATLLGPFEHFYDDSVFGEQLSTHYVVLGYEITVDESQLSLPTEQHSQYQWLDVTTLLTQADVHQHSKWYFT, from the coding sequence ATGTTTTTAGATAACAATACATTTGCAACTGTTATCGATTCAACACCGCTTATCTCGATTGACCTTGTGGTTAAAAACCCACAGGGTCAAGCGTTACTCGGGTTTAGAACCAATCGACCAGCGCAAGGTTATTGGTTTGTACCTGGCGGCCGTATTCAAAAAGATGAATCGATGCAAACTGCATTCACACGACTTTGTCAGCATGAACTCGGACTAACTTGTTCTATTGAGCAAGCTACATTACTTGGCCCTTTTGAACATTTTTATGATGACAGTGTATTCGGCGAACAGCTCTCAACGCATTATGTGGTATTAGGTTACGAAATAACAGTTGATGAGTCTCAGTTGTCACTGCCTACAGAGCAGCACAGTCAATACCAATGGTTGGATGTTACAACGTTACTAACACAAGCTGACGTACATCAACACAGTAAGTGGTATTTTACTTAG